One genomic segment of Gottschalkia acidurici 9a includes these proteins:
- a CDS encoding coenzyme F420-0:L-glutamate ligase yields the protein MSNVQDMSANEGKKLEIIFDGRTFYRIPIKTHLITENDNISDIAYEYTKDIVEKSDILFISKKVVAITQNRIFLAREIKVSPLAEFLSKFITISSLGMGLGRPETMEIAIRECGTIRMLFAAIIAGFTKKILRRSGDFYKLIGSKARYIDGSYDGNIPPYDEYIILAPENCNEICREASKRLGNICVAIVGVNDVGANTLGVSHDDMNPKEISKVLSDNPLGEEHQKTPLGIIRELK from the coding sequence ATGAGTAACGTGCAAGATATGTCTGCTAATGAAGGTAAAAAATTAGAAATAATTTTCGATGGTAGAACTTTTTATCGTATACCAATAAAAACTCATTTAATCACTGAAAATGATAATATTTCAGATATAGCATATGAATATACTAAAGATATTGTTGAAAAGAGTGATATTCTATTCATATCTAAAAAGGTTGTTGCTATAACTCAAAATAGAATATTTCTGGCAAGAGAAATTAAAGTAAGTCCATTAGCTGAGTTTTTATCAAAATTTATCACAATATCTTCTCTCGGTATGGGATTAGGACGACCTGAAACTATGGAAATAGCTATAAGAGAATGTGGCACTATAAGAATGTTATTCGCAGCTATCATAGCTGGATTCACTAAAAAGATACTTAGAAGAAGCGGTGATTTTTATAAATTAATTGGTAGTAAGGCAAGATATATAGACGGTTCATATGATGGCAATATTCCTCCATATGATGAGTATATTATTTTAGCCCCAGAAAATTGTAACGAAATATGTAGAGAAGCTAGTAAAAGATTAGGTAATATTTGTGTAGCTATAGTAGGCGTTAATGATGTAGGTGCAAACACTCTAGGAGTTTCCCATGATGATATGAATCCTAAAGAAATATCTAAAGTTTTAAGTGATAATCCATTGGGTGAAGAACATCAAAAAACACCATTAGGAATAATAAGAGAATTAAAATAG
- a CDS encoding phosphatase PAP2 family protein: protein MKRLVEYFTFKDLSMFYFLNTRLNCKLLNRIMPYVTELGGVVFSTIFPIVLIVLNKRQSRTIGFEILFSLGLGQVIVHILKKSLTRERPYNILKNINTFGIELKDYSFPSGHTTAGFTTAVHLSMYIPQFMLVFVAMAVMVGISRIYLAVHYPSDVAVGLVIGISASLVSHSYLVSYL, encoded by the coding sequence ATGAAGAGATTAGTTGAATATTTTACTTTTAAAGACTTAAGTATGTTTTACTTTTTAAACACTAGATTAAACTGTAAACTTTTAAATAGAATCATGCCTTATGTTACAGAGCTAGGTGGGGTAGTATTTTCAACAATCTTTCCAATCGTCCTTATAGTATTAAATAAAAGACAGTCTAGAACTATAGGATTTGAGATACTATTTTCATTAGGATTAGGTCAAGTAATAGTTCACATCTTAAAAAAGTCACTAACGAGAGAGAGACCATATAATATATTAAAAAATATAAATACATTTGGAATAGAACTAAAAGATTATTCATTCCCTTCAGGTCATACCACAGCAGGGTTTACTACAGCAGTACATCTTTCAATGTATATACCACAATTTATGCTTGTATTTGTAGCAATGGCCGTAATGGTAGGAATTTCAAGAATATACTTGGCAGTACACTATCCATCAGATGTAGCGGTAGGGTTAGTGATTGGTATAAGTGCATCACTGGTATCACACTCCTATTTAGTAAGCTACTTGTAA
- a CDS encoding amino acid ABC transporter substrate-binding protein, with the protein MKNRILFIIISILAFSLAFTGCSQKQEPAKGSATEVSKQNDENKKGNSEDKLLENDTLVLGLDDSFPPMGFRDEEGKIVGFDIDLAEEVAKRMGVKLELKPIDWSTKSLTLNKGDIDVIWNGFSIDEQRKKEVDFSTPYLNNKQIVVVSNDSKIEDKDGLSGKILAVQSGSTSDTALSKDKKVSGSLKEVKKYSDNVQALMDLKIGRVDAVLVDEVVGRYYVAKKPGDYKILKEDFGTEQYAVGIKKGNTKLTEAINKALEEVRADGTEAEISKKWFGEDIVSK; encoded by the coding sequence ATGAAAAATAGAATTTTATTTATTATAATATCAATTTTAGCATTTTCGCTAGCTTTTACAGGATGTAGCCAAAAACAAGAGCCAGCAAAAGGTTCTGCTACTGAAGTAAGTAAACAAAATGATGAAAACAAAAAAGGAAATTCGGAAGATAAATTATTAGAAAATGATACGTTAGTGTTAGGGTTAGATGATAGTTTCCCACCTATGGGATTCAGAGATGAAGAGGGAAAAATTGTGGGATTTGACATAGACCTTGCTGAAGAAGTTGCAAAAAGAATGGGAGTAAAGTTAGAACTTAAGCCAATTGATTGGTCTACAAAATCTCTAACTTTAAATAAAGGTGATATAGACGTTATATGGAATGGTTTTAGTATAGATGAACAAAGAAAAAAGGAAGTAGACTTTTCTACTCCATATCTTAATAATAAACAGATTGTAGTAGTAAGCAATGATTCTAAAATAGAAGATAAAGACGGATTATCCGGAAAGATACTAGCAGTGCAATCGGGAAGTACTAGTGATACAGCATTATCAAAAGATAAAAAAGTATCAGGTTCACTAAAAGAAGTAAAGAAATATTCAGATAACGTTCAAGCGTTAATGGATTTAAAAATAGGTAGAGTAGATGCGGTTTTAGTAGATGAAGTAGTTGGAAGATACTATGTTGCTAAAAAACCTGGTGATTACAAGATCTTAAAAGAAGATTTTGGAACAGAGCAATATGCAGTTGGTATTAAAAAAGGAAATACTAAACTTACAGAAGCAATAAACAAAGCATTAGAAGAGGTAAGAGCTGACGGAACAGAAGCTGAAATATCTAAAAAATGGTTTGGTGAAGATATTGTATCTAAATAA
- a CDS encoding amino acid ABC transporter permease produces MVDILNTTKYILGGLGVTISLSLVTLFLSIPLGMLSAIGKISSPYIIRKILNFYTWIFRGTPLLLQVLFVYYGLPIIHPSLAMSEFQAASLTFTLNYAAYLTEVFRAGIESIDDGQYDAAKALGFNYKETMKYIIIPQTIRRVIPPTCNEGVNLIKDTALVAVIGMGDLSRAAKEVVSREFNITPFIIAGIIYLIMTSLIMYVFRKLEDRYSIYM; encoded by the coding sequence ATGGTTGATATACTAAATACGACAAAGTATATTTTAGGAGGGTTAGGAGTAACTATATCATTATCCCTGGTAACTTTATTTTTATCTATACCCCTAGGTATGCTATCGGCTATAGGAAAGATATCATCTCCTTATATCATAAGAAAAATATTAAATTTCTACACGTGGATATTTAGAGGAACACCATTACTTTTACAAGTGCTGTTTGTATATTATGGACTTCCTATAATACATCCATCATTGGCTATGAGTGAATTCCAGGCAGCATCATTAACATTTACATTAAATTATGCTGCATACCTTACAGAGGTATTTAGAGCTGGTATAGAATCTATAGACGATGGTCAATATGATGCAGCTAAGGCACTAGGGTTTAATTATAAGGAAACTATGAAATATATAATAATCCCTCAAACCATAAGAAGAGTAATACCTCCTACTTGTAATGAAGGTGTAAATCTTATAAAAGATACAGCACTAGTTGCAGTTATTGGAATGGGAGACTTATCTAGAGCAGCTAAAGAAGTAGTAAGTAGAGAATTTAATATTACCCCTTTTATTATAGCAGGGATAATATATCTTATAATGACATCTTTAATAATGTATGTATTTAGAAAGTTAGAGGACAGATATTCTATATATATGTAA
- a CDS encoding cation:proton antiporter — METSSIALAADYLLETIAIILIAGMIFGKISDYIKIPDVVLYILAGIILGPHALGWISVEKYEITNQLILTFGAAYILYDGGREIKLKILNKVKVSVMLLATLGVLISTFITGYFASRIFNIDIMTALLLGSVIASTDPSVLVPLFKKVKINNKLKQTIISESAFNDAAGAIITFAIIGIISGKSFSAIGSTLELLKTAGGGILVGLVIGYISSLLVAHKEYAILKEYPAELSVATVIISYILSNKLGFSGFMSVFIVGMICGNKKVFKFYMQDEYFTTQHRFREVLTIILRMMIFILLGTHVELVALAKYWKGALAVVLILMFVARPISVLISVSLDRKAKWSLREIIYLMWVRETGVIPAALSGMIVTLGIPNAQIISSVTFATILITLTVQASTSAALARYLKLDEDYK; from the coding sequence ATGGAAACATCAAGTATTGCATTAGCGGCAGACTATTTATTAGAGACAATAGCTATAATTTTAATTGCAGGAATGATATTTGGAAAGATTAGTGACTATATAAAAATTCCAGATGTTGTACTTTATATTCTTGCTGGTATAATTTTAGGACCGCATGCTTTAGGATGGATAAGTGTAGAAAAATATGAAATAACTAATCAACTGATACTTACATTTGGTGCGGCTTATATATTGTACGATGGAGGTAGAGAAATAAAGCTGAAAATATTAAATAAAGTAAAAGTATCAGTTATGTTATTGGCTACTCTAGGAGTTTTAATCTCCACATTTATAACTGGATACTTTGCTTCTAGGATATTTAACATAGATATTATGACAGCACTACTATTAGGGTCAGTTATAGCATCCACAGATCCATCTGTATTAGTACCTTTATTTAAAAAGGTTAAAATAAATAACAAGCTTAAACAAACTATAATTTCAGAGTCTGCGTTTAATGATGCAGCAGGTGCGATAATTACATTTGCAATAATTGGAATCATTTCAGGAAAGTCATTCTCTGCTATAGGAAGTACATTAGAGCTTTTAAAAACTGCAGGTGGGGGTATTTTAGTAGGACTAGTGATAGGATATATATCTTCACTTTTAGTTGCGCATAAAGAATATGCTATTCTTAAAGAGTATCCTGCTGAATTATCAGTTGCAACAGTAATAATATCTTACATCCTTTCAAACAAGCTAGGCTTTAGTGGATTTATGTCAGTATTCATAGTAGGAATGATATGCGGAAATAAAAAAGTATTTAAGTTTTATATGCAAGACGAGTACTTTACAACCCAGCATAGATTTAGAGAAGTTTTAACAATTATACTAAGAATGATGATATTTATATTACTAGGAACGCATGTAGAGCTTGTAGCATTAGCTAAGTACTGGAAGGGTGCATTAGCAGTAGTATTAATACTTATGTTTGTAGCGAGACCAATATCTGTATTAATATCAGTATCACTTGATAGGAAAGCAAAATGGAGCTTGAGAGAAATTATATATTTAATGTGGGTAAGAGAGACAGGGGTAATTCCTGCTGCTCTATCGGGAATGATAGTTACATTAGGAATTCCAAATGCTCAAATAATATCTTCAGTAACATTTGCCACTATACTAATAACACTGACAGTTCAAGCAAGTACCTCAGCAGCATTAGCAAGGTATCTTAAATTAGATGAAGACTATAAATAG
- a CDS encoding heavy metal translocating P-type ATPase, protein MSSKEIILQGLNCASCISKIEQQTSKIEGVEESKFNFASEILTVDYRGKKEFKEVFKEIKDIVNKAEPHVKVRMKEEQDEHNHDHGHDHSHDGGSVKKNIIRFSIGGILLLISYIFNLESNIKAGLILTSYVLIGYDVVLRAFKNILRGQIFDEHFLMTVATFGAIAIKEYPEAVAVMLFYQVGETFQDIAVGKSRRSIKSLLDIRPDYANLKVGETISTVSPEKVNIGDTIIVKPGERVPLDGKVIEGSSMVNTSALTGESVPRSVNKGDEILSGFINENGILTIEVTKSFGESTVSKILDLVQNASGKKAPTEKFITKFARYYTPVVVISAILIAFIPPIILGQEFYTWVYRALVFLVISCPCALVVSVPLGFFGGIGAASKSGILVKGGNYLEALNDIEILVMDKTGTLTKGIFEVTKIDAQEGFSEEEILKFSALGEIHSSHPIATSIKKAYGKELDYNKIENYEEVAGHGIKATIEGKEVLIGNIKLMNRENIDAEKSNDIGTIVYVAIENKYAGSILISDEIKEDAHKTIQSLHNLGIKKAVMLTGDNKNIAEKVAKDLGIDEVYSELLPIDKVSKVEALNAKKSEKGKLAFVGDGINDAPVLAMADIGIAMGGLGSDAAIEASDIVLMTDEISKISTSIKIARKTKKIVIQNIVLALGTKSIVLVLGVFGIANMWVAVFADVGVALIAILNSMRALKIDK, encoded by the coding sequence ATGTCTAGTAAAGAAATTATATTACAAGGTCTGAACTGTGCTAGTTGTATCAGTAAGATAGAACAACAGACAAGTAAGATAGAAGGTGTAGAGGAGTCTAAATTTAATTTTGCAAGTGAAATATTAACTGTAGACTATAGAGGAAAAAAGGAATTTAAAGAGGTATTTAAGGAAATAAAAGATATAGTAAATAAAGCGGAACCTCATGTAAAAGTTAGAATGAAAGAAGAACAAGATGAACACAACCATGATCATGGTCACGATCATTCTCATGACGGAGGAAGTGTTAAGAAAAATATTATAAGGTTTTCAATAGGGGGAATCTTATTATTAATATCATATATTTTTAATCTGGAATCTAATATAAAAGCAGGACTAATTTTAACTAGTTATGTATTAATAGGCTATGATGTAGTATTAAGAGCTTTTAAAAATATATTAAGAGGTCAAATATTTGATGAACATTTTTTAATGACTGTAGCTACATTTGGAGCAATAGCTATAAAGGAGTATCCTGAGGCAGTTGCGGTTATGTTATTTTATCAAGTAGGTGAAACATTCCAAGATATAGCTGTTGGTAAATCAAGAAGATCTATAAAGTCACTGTTAGATATAAGACCAGATTATGCGAATCTAAAGGTAGGAGAAACAATATCTACAGTTAGTCCAGAAAAGGTTAATATAGGGGATACTATAATTGTAAAACCAGGTGAGAGGGTACCCCTAGATGGTAAGGTTATAGAAGGAAGTTCAATGGTTAATACTTCTGCACTTACTGGAGAATCTGTACCAAGAAGTGTTAACAAGGGTGACGAAATATTAAGTGGATTTATAAACGAAAATGGTATATTAACTATTGAGGTAACTAAGAGTTTTGGAGAATCTACAGTATCTAAAATACTAGATTTAGTTCAAAATGCAAGTGGTAAAAAGGCACCTACTGAAAAATTCATAACTAAGTTTGCAAGATACTATACACCGGTGGTAGTTATATCTGCTATTCTTATAGCTTTTATACCTCCAATAATACTAGGTCAAGAGTTTTACACATGGGTATATAGAGCATTAGTATTTTTAGTTATATCATGCCCTTGTGCATTAGTGGTATCTGTTCCTCTAGGATTCTTCGGTGGTATTGGGGCAGCTTCAAAATCTGGAATATTAGTAAAGGGTGGTAACTATTTAGAAGCATTAAATGATATTGAAATACTAGTAATGGATAAGACTGGTACTCTTACTAAGGGAATATTTGAAGTTACAAAGATAGATGCTCAAGAAGGATTTAGTGAAGAAGAGATACTGAAGTTTTCAGCATTGGGTGAGATACACTCAAGTCATCCTATTGCTACTTCTATAAAGAAGGCTTATGGAAAAGAGTTAGATTATAACAAAATAGAAAATTATGAAGAAGTCGCTGGTCATGGAATAAAGGCTACAATAGAAGGTAAAGAAGTTTTAATTGGAAATATTAAGCTTATGAATAGAGAAAACATAGATGCAGAGAAGTCAAATGATATAGGAACTATAGTATATGTAGCTATAGAAAATAAATATGCAGGAAGCATATTGATATCTGATGAGATAAAAGAAGATGCACATAAGACTATACAAAGTCTACACAATCTTGGTATAAAGAAAGCAGTAATGCTAACTGGAGATAATAAGAATATAGCTGAAAAAGTAGCTAAAGACTTGGGGATAGATGAAGTATATTCGGAACTACTTCCAATAGATAAAGTTAGTAAAGTAGAAGCATTAAATGCTAAAAAATCGGAAAAGGGTAAATTAGCATTTGTAGGGGATGGAATAAACGATGCACCAGTACTTGCTATGGCAGACATAGGTATTGCAATGGGTGGCTTAGGATCAGATGCTGCTATAGAAGCTTCTGACATAGTTCTAATGACTGATGAAATATCTAAGATAAGCACATCTATAAAAATAGCAAGAAAAACTAAAAAAATAGTTATACAAAATATAGTGTTAGCACTAGGTACAAAATCTATAGTATTAGTACTAGGAGTCTTTGGTATAGCAAATATGTGGGTAGCAGTATTTGCAGATGTTGGAGTAGCATTAATAGCAATACTAAACTCTATGAGGGCATTAAAGATAGATAAATAA
- a CDS encoding M28 family metallopeptidase: MNFKKRLLVGLSILITIIAVIGLITLTKEEKLFKNINTSINSKNIMNTVEELTSKKYNGRLIGTEGNQLATEYLVDHFKKINLKNPEKLKDYKQYYKQNVRATNSAPILSVLDKNGKIEKEYNYIEDFSVVTYNSLLSIKGKASGQGVLIEDVDKLSKSPETFRGKILLVSRETMGKYGLRNILLNIIEHKIEIKGIILEVEIEKEDKSGFAVAPNAPAVDNFSKNGPMLFTLESGAFKEISNLTKEGKNIYMTADYSIENVEGANVIGLLEGNHKELKEEFIIIGAHFDHVGDNKNGTYNPGALDNASGTATMMEIARILSENKIKPKKSILFIGFNGEEEGLYGSYNYANNPLYPLNDKTVMINLDMVGSKRKVPLESVSYDSSNTELRDELFKISKELGIDSRTNVSQGSDHVPFAAKGIKSVCLIHMDLESGYHTPHDTIDKVDRKRTEEAVKVVLSYLDNNAY; this comes from the coding sequence TTGAATTTTAAAAAGAGATTATTAGTTGGACTATCGATCTTAATAACAATCATTGCGGTAATTGGTCTTATCACATTAACTAAAGAAGAAAAACTATTTAAAAACATAAATACATCTATTAATTCCAAAAATATAATGAATACCGTAGAAGAGTTAACATCTAAAAAATATAATGGAAGGCTTATAGGAACAGAAGGAAATCAATTAGCAACAGAGTATCTTGTAGATCATTTTAAAAAAATAAATCTTAAGAATCCTGAAAAGTTAAAAGACTATAAGCAATACTATAAGCAGAATGTTAGAGCTACCAATAGTGCACCAATATTAAGTGTACTAGATAAAAATGGGAAGATAGAGAAAGAATATAATTATATAGAAGATTTCTCTGTAGTAACTTATAACTCATTATTAAGTATAAAAGGAAAAGCCTCAGGACAGGGGGTATTGATAGAGGATGTTGATAAATTAAGTAAAAGTCCAGAAACGTTTAGGGGAAAAATATTACTAGTATCTAGAGAAACAATGGGAAAATACGGACTTCGAAATATACTGCTAAACATTATAGAACATAAGATAGAAATTAAAGGAATAATATTAGAGGTTGAAATTGAGAAAGAAGATAAAAGCGGATTTGCAGTAGCACCTAACGCACCAGCAGTAGATAATTTTAGTAAAAATGGACCAATGCTATTTACACTAGAGTCAGGAGCATTTAAGGAGATATCTAATCTTACAAAAGAAGGTAAGAATATATATATGACTGCAGATTATAGCATTGAAAATGTAGAGGGAGCAAATGTAATAGGACTTCTGGAGGGAAATCATAAAGAGTTAAAAGAAGAATTTATAATAATAGGAGCTCATTTTGATCATGTAGGTGATAATAAAAATGGAACATATAATCCTGGTGCACTAGATAATGCATCTGGAACGGCTACTATGATGGAGATAGCTAGAATTTTATCAGAGAATAAGATAAAACCTAAGAAGTCAATACTATTTATAGGATTTAATGGTGAAGAGGAAGGGCTTTATGGTTCATATAACTATGCAAATAATCCTTTGTATCCTCTTAATGATAAGACTGTAATGATAAATTTAGATATGGTAGGTTCTAAAAGAAAAGTTCCATTAGAATCTGTAAGCTATGATAGTAGTAATACTGAGTTAAGAGATGAATTGTTTAAAATATCTAAAGAATTAGGGATCGATAGTAGAACAAATGTAAGTCAGGGAAGTGATCATGTTCCGTTTGCAGCAAAAGGTATAAAATCAGTTTGTCTTATTCATATGGACTTAGAAAGTGGATATCATACACCACATGATACAATAGATAAAGTAGATAGAAAAAGAACAGAAGAAGCAGTTAAAGTAGTACTTTCTTACTTAGACAATAATGCATATTAG
- a CDS encoding hemerythrin domain-containing protein: MNSIDILVSEHDNIKKVIKVIRKLCFQLTNGMEVPYDDFFQVIDFIRNYADKYHHGKEEDMLFIDMNNELQETIGEGPIQGMLIEHNFGRSLVMDLEVALNSHKSGDKEAIVDIIGNAIGYANLLTKHINKEDNMIYKYATNNLKKETLDKLDIQFKEFEENSAHIEVKNKYIKFVNELESKYS, encoded by the coding sequence ATGAACTCTATAGATATCTTAGTAAGTGAACACGATAATATAAAGAAGGTTATAAAAGTAATAAGAAAGTTATGTTTTCAATTAACTAATGGAATGGAAGTTCCATATGATGATTTTTTCCAAGTAATTGATTTCATCAGAAACTACGCTGATAAGTATCATCATGGCAAGGAAGAAGATATGTTGTTCATAGATATGAACAATGAGTTACAAGAGACTATAGGTGAAGGTCCTATACAAGGAATGCTTATAGAACATAACTTTGGTAGATCTTTAGTTATGGACTTAGAAGTTGCATTAAACTCGCATAAATCTGGCGATAAAGAAGCTATAGTTGATATAATAGGAAATGCTATTGGTTACGCTAACCTACTGACTAAGCATATAAATAAAGAGGACAATATGATATATAAATATGCTACTAATAATCTAAAAAAAGAAACTTTAGACAAATTAGATATTCAATTCAAAGAATTTGAAGAGAATAGTGCTCATATCGAAGTAAAAAACAAATATATTAAGTTTGTAAATGAACTTGAAAGTAAGTATAGTTAA
- a CDS encoding zinc ribbon domain-containing protein: MRCNSCGSEVKEHYQFCSRCGYWLDAEESSKRNRELMKTFLFLITTFVILFVIIYRIHSDFDSFISHQLPMQLSTEDTVQKILGTWICEDDKGVFDYIKFESTKFELNYTEEGRSMSGTYSIEDSNTLTLYISMVNDDSIPEDLDMVHKFHFEDDDTLVVIFNGITNVFKRQV; encoded by the coding sequence ATGCGTTGCAATAGTTGTGGCTCTGAGGTAAAGGAACATTACCAGTTCTGTTCAAGATGTGGTTATTGGCTAGATGCTGAGGAGAGCTCTAAAAGAAATAGAGAGCTAATGAAGACATTTTTATTTTTAATTACAACTTTTGTAATCTTATTTGTCATAATCTATAGAATACATTCGGATTTCGATAGTTTTATATCTCATCAATTACCAATGCAATTATCAACTGAAGATACTGTGCAGAAAATTTTAGGTACTTGGATATGTGAGGATGATAAAGGTGTATTTGATTATATTAAGTTTGAAAGTACAAAATTCGAACTAAATTATACTGAAGAAGGTAGGAGTATGAGCGGAACATACTCTATAGAGGATTCTAATACTTTAACATTATATATATCCATGGTAAATGATGATTCCATACCAGAGGACCTAGATATGGTACATAAGTTTCACTTTGAAGATGACGATACATTAGTAGTCATTTTCAATGGTATTACTAATGTATTTAAGAGGCAGGTATAA
- the cooS gene encoding anaerobic carbon-monoxide dehydrogenase catalytic subunit → MSDKDIKNSFEKSAETMRGDNKTLGSQLTKADYNDPEIHGDIHKDVKVDYKSMEKSPSTMEEVHRWQRDHIKKDDQSKEGYPLNVIIDPAMREMYQVVHNAGMTNVFDRFSQQQPIQCKFCVEGLSCQLCANGPCRISPKSPRGTCGVDAHTMVSRNFMYRHVTIGTSANIFHAHQAARTLKAAGQSPESGLKIRDPEKLKKFSDMLGLDANKPINELAVEFADVVMNDIHSPFHIESRLVEAFAPTKRKNLWRKLGLFPGGGYSEVAYAQTSCMTNFRSDPVEFLLNSVRLGIANEYQGIFILDIVQEMLMGTQKVAMKKQNMGLLKENMINVITNGHMPLLANVAIDLASTDEWQQKAKDLGADGIQILGHVCEGQQLINYDGTHNQKAYAGQEGEWLSEEYLLATGVVDLFMFDYNCTVPTLPLYAKKFGTKLLSTHPVIKLQGVETLDFVPEKMKEQAEKALEKALEGFKERKASNREVYIPEYTSECMVGFSTESVKEALGGSFDPLIEQIANGNIRGIATIVGCTTARYGQGGSNIFKITKGLIENNILVLSGGCTSSVMQYTGLSHPNAADEAGEGLKAVCKSLGIPPVLNYGACVDIGKMTQTAKELADILDVDTDKLPLVIGAPEYLEQKAVSDACTALALGWLVHIAPVPSITGSDLVVKTLTETTETLGLGKVVVELDAEKTIQIYVDHIEKKRKELGLTT, encoded by the coding sequence ATGAGTGATAAAGATATAAAAAACTCTTTCGAGAAAAGTGCTGAAACAATGAGAGGTGATAATAAAACTCTTGGTTCACAATTAACAAAAGCAGACTATAATGATCCTGAGATACATGGGGATATACACAAAGATGTAAAAGTAGATTATAAAAGTATGGAGAAATCGCCATCAACTATGGAAGAGGTACATAGATGGCAGAGAGATCATATAAAAAAGGATGATCAGTCAAAAGAAGGATATCCATTAAATGTTATAATAGATCCTGCAATGAGAGAAATGTATCAAGTAGTACATAATGCAGGTATGACTAACGTTTTTGATAGATTTAGTCAACAACAACCAATACAGTGTAAGTTTTGTGTAGAGGGATTATCATGTCAACTGTGTGCAAATGGACCTTGTAGAATAAGCCCTAAGTCACCAAGAGGAACTTGTGGAGTAGATGCTCACACTATGGTTTCAAGGAACTTTATGTACAGACACGTTACAATAGGTACATCTGCAAATATATTTCATGCGCATCAAGCAGCAAGAACTTTAAAAGCAGCAGGCCAAAGTCCCGAGAGCGGATTAAAAATAAGAGATCCTGAAAAACTAAAAAAGTTTTCAGATATGTTAGGGCTAGATGCAAATAAGCCTATAAATGAATTAGCAGTTGAATTTGCTGATGTTGTAATGAATGACATCCACTCTCCATTCCATATAGAGTCTAGGCTAGTAGAAGCATTTGCACCTACTAAGCGTAAAAATTTATGGAGAAAGCTAGGATTATTCCCTGGTGGGGGTTATAGTGAGGTTGCATATGCTCAAACTAGCTGTATGACTAACTTTAGATCTGACCCTGTGGAGTTCCTACTTAATAGCGTTAGACTAGGAATAGCAAATGAGTATCAAGGAATATTTATTCTAGATATAGTTCAAGAAATGCTAATGGGAACTCAAAAAGTAGCTATGAAAAAACAAAACATGGGTCTACTAAAAGAGAATATGATAAACGTTATAACTAATGGCCATATGCCATTGCTTGCAAACGTAGCTATAGATTTAGCTTCTACAGATGAATGGCAACAAAAAGCTAAAGATTTAGGAGCTGATGGAATACAAATATTAGGTCATGTTTGTGAAGGTCAACAGCTTATAAACTATGATGGTACGCATAATCAAAAAGCATATGCAGGTCAAGAAGGAGAATGGCTATCTGAAGAGTATTTACTTGCAACTGGTGTAGTAGACTTATTTATGTTTGACTATAACTGTACAGTTCCTACTCTTCCGCTATATGCTAAGAAATTCGGTACTAAATTATTAAGTACTCATCCTGTAATTAAATTACAAGGAGTAGAGACATTAGACTTTGTACCAGAAAAAATGAAGGAACAAGCTGAAAAAGCATTAGAGAAAGCATTAGAAGGGTTTAAAGAGCGTAAAGCTTCAAACAGAGAAGTATATATACCGGAATATACTTCAGAATGTATGGTTGGATTTAGTACTGAATCTGTTAAAGAAGCATTAGGAGGAAGCTTTGATCCACTTATAGAACAAATAGCAAATGGAAACATAAGAGGAATAGCAACTATAGTAGGGTGTACTACTGCTAGATATGGCCAAGGTGGTAGTAATATATTTAAAATAACTAAAGGGCTAATAGAAAACAATATACTAGTTCTTTCAGGTGGATGTACTTCTTCAGTTATGCAATACACTGGACTTAGTCATCCAAATGCAGCAGATGAAGCAGGAGAAGGACTAAAAGCAGTTTGTAAATCACTTGGAATACCACCAGTACTAAACTACGGTGCTTGTGTAGATATAGGAAAAATGACTCAAACAGCTAAGGAACTAGCAGATATACTAGATGTAGATACTGATAAATTACCATTAGTAATAGGTGCTCCAGAATACTTAGAGCAAAAAGCAGTATCGGATGCTTGTACAGCACTAGCACTAGGTTGGTTAGTTCATATAGCACCAGTACCTTCTATAACAGGTAGTGATCTAGTAGTTAAAACACTTACAGAAACTACAGAAACGCTGGGACTTGGTAAAGTAGTAGTAGAGTTAGATGCTGAGAAAACTATTCAAATATATGTAGATCACATAGAGAAAAAACGTAAGGAATTAGGACTTACGACTTAA